TTAGAGAGTCTATCCCCGATTGGATTGAAAACGTTGGCTTACAAGAATTGGGCGAAAAAGAATGGACCAAGGAAATAGCCATGCAAAACCAGCAGGCCGATGTAATTTTACGTGTTAATACACTAAAAACAACGAAGGAAAAATTACAAAGCATTCTTTTTGACGAAAACAATATTCAAACCGAATTTATAAAAGGGTATCCATCGGCATTAAAACTGAAAGAACGTGCCAATGTTTTTGTAACCGATGCTTTTAAAAACGGACTTTTTGAAGTTCAAGATGCCTCGTCACAATTAGTAGCCGATTTCCTCGATGTAAAACCTGGCATGAAAGTAGTAGATACCTGTGCCGGTGCTGGCGGCAAAACATTACACCTCGCTTCTTTAATGGAAAACAAGGGACAGGTTATTGCCATGGATATTTATGAAAGCAAACTTAAAAAACTAAAAGTTCGCGCCCGTAGAAATGGAGTACATAACATCGAAATGAAAGTTATCGATTCTACAAAACCAATAAAAAAACTACACAATAAGGCTGACCGTGTTTTAATTGATGCACCATGTTCTGGTTTAGGCGTTTTACGTAGAAACCCCGATGCGAAATGGAAATTGGAACCCGAGTTTTTAGATCGTATTCGCGTAACCCAACAAGACGTTTTACAAGAGTACTCTAAAATGGTAAAGCCGGGTGGCAAATTGGTTTATGCAACCTGTTCTGTGTTGCCTTCTGAAAACCAAAATCAGGTTGATGCCTTTTTAAAATCGGAAGCAGGCCAAGCATTTCACTTACTAAAAGACAAAAAAGTGTTGGCTTATAAATCTGGTTTCGATGGGTTTTATATGGCGCTTTTAGAGCGAAAAATCTAATATTCGTGTCATTCTGAACTTGTTTTAGAATTTCATTATTAGTTCTTAAATGAGAAGCTGAAACAAGTTTAGGTTAAAGACGATTACCAAAATTCTATTTTTAAAACTTCTTCCGTATTTTTAAATCATGCTAAACGATTTAAAAACATATCTTTCAGATTTACTGAACCAAAAAATCACCAAGATTTCGTCGGTTTCTGGCGGTGACATTTCGTCCGCATATAAAATTGAAACGGATAAACAGTCCTTCTTTTTAAAAGCAAATAGCAACTCGAACGCCTTGGATATGTTTAACATTGAAGCCAAGGGTTTAAAAGCTATTCAGAATACCTACACTATAAAAACCCCACAAATTTTAGCTTGCAGTTCTTTTAAAAACCAAGCTTTTATTTTGATGGAATTTGTTGATTCCAAACAAGCATCAGCAAACGATTTTGAAAATTTGGGATACCAATTGGCCAAATTACACCAATATCATGATGAATATTTTGGATTGAACCACGATAATTTTATTGGCAGTTTGCCTCAAAGAAACTCACAACATCAATCTTGGACCGACTTTTATATAAAAGAGCGCCTATTGCCCCAACTAAAATTAGCCCAATCTAAAAACTTGCTCCGGCATGAAGAAATCCCTACAGCAGAAAGCATGTCAAAAGCACTTTCTTCATTATTTGAAAACATTAAACCATCGTTACTTCATGGAGATTTGTGGAGCGGTAATTTTTTAATTTCAAATGAAGGCACGCCATTTTTAATCGACCCGGCAGTGTATTATGGACATAGCGAAGTGGATATTGCAATGAGTAAACTCTTTAGTGGTTTTGGCGAGCGCTTTTATGAGGCTTATGCCGAAATCATTCCCTTTTCAAATGAAACTACTTCCAGAATCGAAATTTACCAACTATACTATTTGCTGGTGCATTTAAATATGTTCGGCAGGTCTTATTATGGTTCGGTAAAATCCATACTTTCTAAACATTTCTGAGTTACATTTGCACGCTGTACTTTTCAGGAATCCCAGCTGGAATTTGTTCAGCATTTTCATCTAACATTTGGCGCATATCTATTTCAATGCCACGGGCAATGGTAGAAATTGGCACATCATTTGGTGAACCTTCAAATGGATTTTCTCCTACTCTAGCCATGCGCTCCATGATGTGAAACGCCCATGATACGGCACCACAAAACGGAATGGCTACCCACACAAATACCCTTGAAACTATCGGGGTCGATTCTGTAAAACCTTTTGCTATGTCAGCAAACTCTGGTACAATTCCAAAGGGCAGCAAAAAAAGAAAAATCGCAACTAAATAATACGCCAAACCAGCATATTGCCTAGGATACGGAAAGTTCTTGATACGCTCCGATTTTCCTTGATGGTCAAACAAATCGCCTAAAATATTTTCTAACTCCAAAAACGAAAACTCCCAAACCAAGCCGCTTTCTTTTAAAGTTCGTATGTGCTTTGACTGTAAATACAATAAAGCTGTTTGCTTGTTTACTTTAGAGAATACATACTCTTTTTCTTTATCTGACAAATACCCCTTCAGCTCTTCCTCCAAAGTATATTGATACTCGGCAATATACATTTCCCTTTGCCATTCCCTATTCGTTATATGCTTACTGAATGACTCCCAAGGCTTGTTTTGCCGCATAGCATGGCGTAATGCGGTCATCCAAGCAATGTGTCGATA
This genomic stretch from Flavobacteriaceae bacterium GSB9 harbors:
- a CDS encoding methyltransferase domain-containing protein: MRLHRNLCFAVIDGLTLIFNEGKYADKVIQQLLKRDKRWGSRDRAFVAETTYDIVRWKRLYAEIADVKEPFDRDNLWRMFAVWATLKGIKLPDWKYFENTPARKIKGRFDELSKIRKFRESIPDWIENVGLQELGEKEWTKEIAMQNQQADVILRVNTLKTTKEKLQSILFDENNIQTEFIKGYPSALKLKERANVFVTDAFKNGLFEVQDASSQLVADFLDVKPGMKVVDTCAGAGGKTLHLASLMENKGQVIAMDIYESKLKKLKVRARRNGVHNIEMKVIDSTKPIKKLHNKADRVLIDAPCSGLGVLRRNPDAKWKLEPEFLDRIRVTQQDVLQEYSKMVKPGGKLVYATCSVLPSENQNQVDAFLKSEAGQAFHLLKDKKVLAYKSGFDGFYMALLERKI
- a CDS encoding fructosamine kinase family protein, with amino-acid sequence MLNDLKTYLSDLLNQKITKISSVSGGDISSAYKIETDKQSFFLKANSNSNALDMFNIEAKGLKAIQNTYTIKTPQILACSSFKNQAFILMEFVDSKQASANDFENLGYQLAKLHQYHDEYFGLNHDNFIGSLPQRNSQHQSWTDFYIKERLLPQLKLAQSKNLLRHEEIPTAESMSKALSSLFENIKPSLLHGDLWSGNFLISNEGTPFLIDPAVYYGHSEVDIAMSKLFSGFGERFYEAYAEIIPFSNETTSRIEIYQLYYLLVHLNMFGRSYYGSVKSILSKHF